The Hordeum vulgare subsp. vulgare chromosome 4H, MorexV3_pseudomolecules_assembly, whole genome shotgun sequence genomic interval TAATCGCTCTGCAGACATCTGAAAAATTTCTGAGCAGTAAAATCATGAGACTTACCTTGTATTCACCCATTCTTGCATTCCACCCACCAAAACACTTCAAATCTCATAGATCTCATTCTCCACTCCTCGCGCGTGTACGATGAATCTAAAATAGAGATGAGATTGAacagaacaagaggaaaccagcTGACAATCTGCATCCCAGCTCGGAGCAGGGGAGCAAAGAACTCTGCGATCTTCTCACGGGTGGCCTCTGATCCACAGCAGCGTCCGCCTCGCGAACGAAGACGCCTCGTCCGCCCTCGAGCTCAACCCACCGGCGGCTGTGCCGGACTCGACGTCCCAGTCGACGATGCTGCCGCTCCTACTCTTGTCCCACGCCGACACGTTGTACTCGGACTCGGTGACGGGGCTCACGACGTCCGCCCGCCGCTTCGGCGCTCCGATGTCGCTCGCCGCACGCTGGAGCGACGTGGGGAGCCGGAACGACGACGCGCGGCGCGATGACGAGCCTGACGGAGCGGCGCTGCTGTCCTTCCTCCGCAGCCCACCCCGCATCCATATCTTGGAGATGGAAAAGCTCTCTTTCTTGTCCATCGTGGGCTTCGAGAGCTTGGCCGGCGGCGGCTTCAGAGATACACGGAGCAGGGAGCTCTGGTCCATGACGTACTCATAGGTCCCCATCGAGTAGCAACGCCTCACATCTTGGTCAGGGTTGGAGCTGCATCCCGCGCCTCCTTCTGTGGCCTGGCTCCTGAACTTGCCGAGCTTGACGGGGACGAcgacctcgtccttctccttgacATCCGAGTGCTTCTCACTTTCACATCCTTCCTCTTGCTCCATGACCAGGCTGAGGTGAGCAGAGGCCGGCCGGTCGATGCGACCGGAGACGGAGCCCTCCGAGCCAGACTCGAGTACAAAAACCAGCGAGCTGCAGCCGCCGCCGCACGGCGAGAAGTCGACCAGGAGGCTGCAGCGGCAGAGCGGGCACGTAGAGTGCGACAAAAGCCACGTGTCGATGCATTCGACGTGGAAGGCGTGGCTGCACttggggaggaggcggaggcggtcGTCGTCGGCGAACTCACACAGGCAGACCGCACAGTCGAAGGGGTCCTTCCCTCCAGCGCCCACGACCGCGCCGTAGAGAAATACCGGCAGCGCGTCGATGAAAGACTGGTCGACGCCGGCGTCATGGAGATGGAACAGCTGCTGAAGCTGCCCGTGGAAGGCGGTCGCGTTCGCGTCGCTGCTCCCGGCGTCGCCAGGGTCTCGCGGCGTCGGGCGGAACAACAACCAGACGAGCAAGTGGAGGAGGCCGGAGACAAAAAAGATTACAGCCAAGATCAAGACGATGAGAAGGATCTTGGGGCTGATCCTGCTCTGAAAGCCTGCATCGATGGCcgccgggggcggcggcgacaGCAACGGCAGTGGGGGTGGCAGGTAGGGGAGCGGGAGCTGCAGGGGTGACAGGGCTGCGTAGTTGATGGCAGCATGCATGGTGTAGCGGCTCACGGCTCCCGCCGAACCCGATCTAAAGACaaggtggaagaagagaatgTGAGGTGCTCGGCTCACCGGTTACCAATGGCGGTGTTGCCGGGGCTCACAAGTCACAACATGTGGCTTCTCGTTGTGTACTCTCTCCTTTACTTCTTGAGACGGCAACATAGCTCAAGGAGCCCGTCCTCGTCTTGTGAAGCTTTTGTTTGAATCTTTGGGAAGGGAGTATGGAACTGAGAAACAGAGGAGGCACTTAAAAGCATCTTCAACACGAGCGCTAAAAGTAGTGGCGCCCTGAAAAAACCGCTAATTTAGCGCGCGGAAGAAGAAAAAAGCTCTCAAACAGACGCTGCAAAACCCAGCACGCTGCCAAAACTATCCAACGCGTTGGAACTTTCGGCATCGCACGCGGGATATTTAGTGCGCGGCGTACAACGCGCTGAATCTTCCGACTCGCTCTGCTCTCTCGCGTCCCGCCTCGAGCTCGCCGCTACAGCCACAGCTCGCCGCCACCACTCCTGCATGCTCGTCCTGTGCTTGTCCCGGCACGGGGCGAAGCCGCCGCTGCCCTTCTGCTCGCCGGCTGCAACTCGCCGCCTCGAGCTCGTCGGCCGGGAGCGCGTGCCGGCCGGGAGCCGCCGCTGCCCTTCTGCTCGCCGCCTCGAGCTCGCCGCCTTCCTGCAGCTCGGCGCCTcgagctcgccggccgggagcgtGTGCGGTGGCCGGAGGCGAGCGGCGCGTGCGGAGCTTGCGATTCCAAGCTAGCTCGCGTGCGGTGGCAAGGGGCGCGTGCGTAGCTTGCTAATTCCATCAGCAAGCTAGCTAGCTTGCGATTCCATCAGCACGCTTGCGATTCGATCATCAGCTAGCTAGCTTGCTCCAACGATTGGGGACCTAATTGCGTTTTTGTTTTGGTCAAATGGTCTTATTTGTAAATGTTAGGGACCTATTTGTTGTAGATATATTTGTGGCACACTAATTTTTTAGTGCGTCTGTTGGAGCGCGACGCGCGCGCAATTTTTTCAGCGGCCGCTGGAGTCAGAGCTCTGCTGCGCGCAAAAACAGATAACTCCGGCGCTGTAAATTGCTTTTTAGCGCGCGGAGCGTtgcgcgtctgttggagatgctctaactgcCTACAACAAAAAAGGTGTGTATGTTTGGAGAGGAAATGAGTAAGGGGGGCGGCCAAGAACGAAGAGAACACATCCGACCCATCACACACCAGTCCTGGCCAAACAGGCCGGCCCGGCACAATCGTGCCAGCCACGGCACGACACGCCTGGTCCCGATTATTAGCCGGGCCGGCCCACAGGCGCAGCCTCCCGGCCCAGGCACGACACGGAGGCTATACGGGCCGGCCCATAGGCACATCAGGCCCGCTAGCCTGCTAGTTTTTGTATTCCACGCTGTTATTTTGGCTAATTTTGGCCTGTTAGGCTGTTTTTTGGGCCAACTTTAGTATATTGGGCTGTGTTTTGGGTCGATTTTGGCCTATTAGGTTATTTTCTTATGctatatatataaataaataataaaatgataaatgggccgtgccgtgccggcccgcgtgcccaGCCCTCAGGCCCTGGCATGGCCCAAGGCGGTCCGCGTGCCTGGCACGACCCGAGGCGGGCTGCGTGCCTAGCACGACCCGTTTTAGTCGTGACAGGCCCGGCCTATGGCATGCCTGGCTGGCGTGCTTTCGGGCCGGCCCAGAAAgcacggcccgtttggccagcttTGTCACACACGATATCTTCTAGGTGGGGTGTTAAAGAGCATCTCTAATAGATTCCCTATCTTAAAGGAAATGTTTTCCTTCGACGCGCCGGCGAAAACAACGCGTCGGTCGTTCGCTGCCCACGCGACCCGCGTGTAtggccatgcaacatttttttctgTGGTGATCATTTAAATTTGCTATAACCGGTGTCTAAATTTACTACATTTGTCCACTAAAAAAACTGCATATACATTTGGTTGCAATCTcggttcgtcggattttttgctacaaccggtgtttctttttgctacaaccgtgttaatttttgctacaatcgatatcattttttgctgcaaccgttcactaaaaaagttgcatacacattaatgagagttgcaacccgagttcaccggat includes:
- the LOC123446594 gene encoding RING-H2 finger protein ATL13-like; this translates as MHAAINYAALSPLQLPLPYLPPPLPLLSPPPPAAIDAGFQSRISPKILLIVLILAVIFFVSGLLHLLVWLLFRPTPRDPGDAGSSDANATAFHGQLQQLFHLHDAGVDQSFIDALPVFLYGAVVGAGGKDPFDCAVCLCEFADDDRLRLLPKCSHAFHVECIDTWLLSHSTCPLCRCSLLVDFSPCGGGCSSLVFVLESGSEGSVSGRIDRPASAHLSLVMEQEEGCESEKHSDVKEKDEVVVPVKLGKFRSQATEGGAGCSSNPDQDVRRCYSMGTYEYVMDQSSLLRVSLKPPPAKLSKPTMDKKESFSISKIWMRGGLRRKDSSAAPSGSSSRRASSFRLPTSLQRAASDIGAPKRRADVVSPVTESEYNVSAWDKSRSGSIVDWDVESGTAAGGLSSRADEASSFARRTLLWIRGHP